The Cohaesibacter gelatinilyticus genome includes a window with the following:
- the fliG gene encoding flagellar motor switch protein FliG, giving the protein MSANALATMGNNSGVSIDNEERELDGAEKSAVLLLALGDEHGAEIWKRLDDIEIKQVSIAMAKLGGITPNMLDDLIVEFVSRLTSKGSVTGNYDSTEKLLRSFLPNDRVSTIMEEIRGPAGRNMWEKLSNVQENVLANYLKNEYPQTVAVVLSKIKSDHAARVLSIMPEEFGLEVINRMLSMEAVQKEVLQKVEQTLRVEFMSNLSTTSRRDAHEVMADIFNNFDRQTEARLLAALEEENRESAEKIKQLMFTFEDLSKLDAGGIQTLLQNVEKDALSLALKGANETIRELFFGNMSTRAAAMLQEDMETMGPVRLKDVDEAQGTMVNVAKDLAARGELMIAKGNGEDELIY; this is encoded by the coding sequence ATGTCAGCCAATGCACTTGCAACAATGGGCAACAATAGCGGCGTCTCTATCGACAACGAAGAGCGCGAACTCGATGGTGCTGAAAAGTCTGCAGTGCTGCTTCTGGCACTGGGCGACGAGCATGGTGCCGAAATCTGGAAGCGTCTGGACGACATAGAGATCAAGCAGGTCTCTATCGCAATGGCAAAACTGGGTGGCATCACACCTAATATGCTGGATGACCTGATCGTGGAATTCGTCTCGCGTCTGACCTCTAAAGGCAGCGTAACCGGCAATTATGATTCGACAGAGAAACTACTACGATCCTTCCTGCCAAATGACCGTGTCAGCACGATCATGGAAGAAATTCGGGGGCCTGCTGGTCGCAACATGTGGGAGAAACTCTCCAATGTTCAGGAAAATGTTCTGGCCAACTATCTGAAGAACGAGTATCCGCAGACAGTTGCCGTGGTTCTTTCCAAAATCAAATCGGACCATGCAGCCCGTGTTCTGTCCATCATGCCGGAAGAGTTCGGACTTGAGGTTATCAATCGCATGCTCTCCATGGAAGCGGTGCAAAAGGAAGTCTTGCAAAAGGTCGAGCAGACCCTGCGCGTGGAATTCATGTCAAATCTTTCCACCACCTCTCGTCGCGATGCTCACGAGGTGATGGCAGACATCTTCAACAACTTCGACCGCCAGACAGAGGCACGACTTTTGGCAGCTCTCGAAGAAGAGAACAGAGAATCCGCAGAAAAGATCAAGCAACTCATGTTCACCTTCGAAGATCTCTCCAAGCTCGACGCAGGTGGCATTCAGACCTTGCTCCAGAATGTCGAAAAAGACGCATTGTCTCTGGCTCTCAAAGGCGCCAACGAAACCATTCGCGAGCTGTTCTTTGGCAACATGTCCACCCGTGCAGCCGCCATGCTGCAGGAAGATATGGAAACCATGGGCCCTGTTCGTCTCAAGGACGTGGACGAAGCACAGGGCACCATGGTCAATGTCGCCAAAGATCTCGCAGCCCGTGGCGAATTGATGATCGCCAAAGGCAATGGCGAAGACGAACTGATCTACTAA
- a CDS encoding FliH/SctL family protein has protein sequence MAQPARYLFDLNFSAPPEPEIEEVVEEEIIEEEPPEPMITVAEHEALIETIRQQAYEQGLADGRQEREQNAAEKSAELQKSILDEIAMVYTEVGTLLARLERDASHLAFAFASSFAQKLVAQEPKAEIQALLNQILAPLRKSPHLIIRVHSSLADEIRQTTQDQMKELGFEGSLMITEDDAVAPGDCEVEWNDGGIGRNMRAAMHHAEELLDQHFAHIPQDETEDDDNANEDISAEPEIASEETTPDEQETPELSDGDQLEMNKPAETAEPDLNLDMPQGLSESQPDMSMTTEPAAHDTDHHVTPDPDLETATHDQSDQPQGEPQ, from the coding sequence ATGGCACAGCCCGCCCGCTACCTTTTTGATCTGAATTTCTCAGCTCCCCCCGAGCCTGAGATCGAAGAGGTCGTGGAAGAAGAAATCATTGAGGAAGAACCTCCTGAGCCAATGATCACAGTTGCAGAACATGAGGCCTTGATCGAAACCATTCGTCAACAGGCCTATGAGCAAGGTTTGGCTGATGGTCGTCAGGAGCGCGAGCAAAACGCCGCGGAGAAGAGTGCCGAGCTTCAAAAGTCCATCCTCGATGAAATTGCCATGGTCTATACCGAGGTCGGCACCTTGCTTGCCCGTCTGGAACGCGATGCCAGCCACCTTGCCTTTGCTTTCGCCAGCAGTTTCGCGCAAAAGCTCGTGGCGCAAGAGCCAAAAGCTGAAATACAGGCCTTGCTAAACCAGATTCTGGCACCATTGCGCAAAAGCCCGCATTTGATCATCCGTGTGCACTCCAGTCTTGCTGATGAAATCCGACAAACAACGCAAGATCAGATGAAGGAACTGGGTTTCGAGGGCTCGCTGATGATTACGGAAGATGATGCCGTGGCGCCAGGAGATTGCGAAGTGGAATGGAACGATGGTGGAATTGGGCGCAACATGCGTGCCGCCATGCATCATGCAGAAGAGTTGCTTGATCAACATTTTGCGCACATCCCGCAAGACGAGACAGAAGATGATGACAATGCGAATGAAGACATTTCGGCAGAACCAGAGATAGCATCAGAAGAAACTACACCCGATGAGCAGGAAACGCCTGAGCTTTCTGACGGGGATCAGTTGGAAATGAACAAACCTGCTGAGACTGCTGAACCCGATTTAAATTTGGATATGCCACAGGGGTTGAGCGAATCCCAACCAGACATGTCCATGACAACAGAACCAGCAGCGCATGATACAGATCATCATGTCACTCCTGACCCGGATCTTGAAACAGCAACGCATGACCAGTCCGATCAACCCCAAGGAGAGCCACAATGA
- the fliN gene encoding flagellar motor switch protein FliN: protein MSDSPENDGLNLQEQDMSVDQAGAGEDGTPSPKNAADLEAVFDVPVRVSAVLGRAQMPVNELLNLDVGNVLELDRKVGEAVDIYVNARLVARGEVVLVEDKLGVTMTEIIKADK, encoded by the coding sequence ATGAGCGATAGTCCAGAAAATGACGGCTTGAACTTGCAGGAACAGGATATGTCTGTCGATCAGGCAGGAGCTGGTGAAGATGGCACGCCCTCCCCCAAAAATGCCGCTGATCTCGAAGCTGTCTTCGACGTCCCGGTTCGCGTCTCAGCCGTTCTTGGTCGCGCCCAGATGCCTGTCAATGAATTGCTCAATCTTGATGTGGGCAATGTACTGGAGCTGGATCGCAAGGTGGGGGAAGCCGTGGATATTTATGTGAATGCCCGACTGGTTGCCCGTGGCGAAGTGGTGCTGGTGGAAGACAAGCTGGGCGTGACCATGACCGAAATTATCAAAGCTGATAAGTAA
- a CDS encoding sigma-54-dependent transcriptional regulator, protein MRLLIAGSLNGQLSMATKIALDRGAQVSHTETMQLALSHLRAGRGADLMMVDVNLDIAHLIQSLENEHITVPVVACGVENDARAAVKAIRAGAKEYIPLPPDPDVIAAVLEAVSQDQGNLIFRDPAMGSLMQLANQIAPSDASVLVTGESGTGKEVLARYLHGKSRRAAKPFVSVNCAAIPDNLLESELFGHEKGAFTGAIARRIGKFEEANGGTLLLDEISEMDIRLQAKLLRAIQERVIDRVGGAQSVSVDIRIIATSNRNLADEVRSGTFREDLLYRLNVINLQIPALRERPQDIDVLANHFADKYAQANGLPQRKLSGECTRHLHANQWSGNVRELENTMHRAVLLSTGTEIGPEALRMPDGSRMDQTIIGMASGPAAQAVMAAEGVTRTMVGRTVAEVEQDLILDTLDHCLDNRTHAANILGISIRTLRNKLRQYASEGVDIPQPGEGKIAS, encoded by the coding sequence ATGCGCCTTCTCATTGCAGGATCATTGAACGGCCAGCTCTCTATGGCGACAAAAATCGCTTTGGACCGCGGAGCCCAGGTCTCTCATACCGAAACGATGCAACTGGCCCTCAGTCATTTGCGGGCTGGTCGCGGGGCAGACTTGATGATGGTCGATGTCAATCTCGACATTGCTCACTTGATCCAATCCCTCGAAAACGAACATATCACAGTTCCGGTTGTGGCCTGTGGCGTGGAAAATGATGCCCGAGCCGCGGTGAAAGCCATTCGTGCCGGTGCCAAGGAATACATCCCTCTTCCACCCGATCCAGACGTCATTGCGGCTGTTCTCGAAGCTGTCTCCCAAGATCAGGGAAATCTGATTTTCCGCGACCCAGCCATGGGGAGCCTCATGCAATTGGCCAATCAGATTGCACCAAGTGACGCATCTGTACTGGTCACCGGCGAAAGCGGTACCGGCAAGGAAGTACTGGCCCGGTATCTGCATGGAAAATCCCGACGCGCGGCCAAACCTTTTGTGTCGGTCAATTGCGCCGCTATCCCGGATAATCTTCTGGAATCTGAGTTATTCGGTCACGAAAAAGGGGCATTTACCGGTGCAATCGCCCGCCGGATCGGCAAATTCGAAGAAGCCAATGGCGGTACCTTGTTGCTCGATGAGATTTCCGAAATGGACATCCGTTTGCAGGCCAAGCTTCTACGTGCCATTCAGGAACGTGTGATCGACCGCGTCGGTGGTGCCCAATCTGTCTCCGTTGATATCCGCATCATCGCAACTTCCAACCGCAATCTGGCGGATGAAGTACGTTCAGGTACCTTCCGCGAGGATTTGCTCTATCGGCTTAACGTTATCAACCTGCAGATTCCGGCTCTTCGTGAACGTCCGCAAGATATTGATGTGCTTGCCAACCATTTTGCCGATAAATATGCGCAAGCCAATGGTCTACCCCAACGTAAACTAAGCGGGGAATGCACACGCCACCTGCATGCCAATCAGTGGTCTGGCAATGTCCGTGAGCTGGAAAATACCATGCATCGCGCGGTGCTGCTCTCAACCGGAACCGAAATCGGCCCTGAAGCCCTTCGGATGCCTGATGGCAGTCGTATGGATCAAACCATCATTGGTATGGCCAGCGGCCCGGCTGCACAAGCTGTTATGGCCGCCGAAGGTGTAACGCGCACCATGGTTGGACGAACAGTGGCAGAAGTCGAGCAGGATCTGATCCTCGACACGCTGGATCATTGCCTGGACAACCGCACACATGCAGCCAATATCCTTGGCATCTCCATCCGCACATTGCGGAACAAGTTGCGCCAATACGCATCAGAAGGCGTGGATATCCCGCAACCAGGAGAAGGAAAGATCGCCAGCTAA
- the flhA gene encoding flagellar biosynthesis protein FlhA gives MAETASAPPGDGGDAPVEAGLSAPSGPSFGSHIANAIDVLRRGDLGLAIGVMVILVVMILPMPGFMLDMFLAVSIIFSILILMTALFIRAPLEFSAFPTVLLVATMLRLALNLASTRLILAYGHEGSSAAGNVIEAFGAFITRGNFVIGVIVFAILVTVNFVVITKGSGRIAEVAARFTLDAMPGKQMAIDADLSAGLIDDQEAKKRRKDLSDESSFFGAMDGASKFVRGDAIAGLVITFINVLGGIIIGVAQKEMAFGDAAEAYTLLTIGDGLVSQIPALIVSTAAGMLVSKAGVSGSADRAMVEQLSGYPKALGMSSAVMVVMAFLPGMPAMPFLALAGGAGYMAYRSSQKQKEEVAQQIIQQQQETLEEAAPPSEEPISQVLKMDELRLELGYGLISMANGEGSELLTEQIKALRRQLASEMGFVMPAVRILDNVQLQGNDYVLKVKEVEVGRGVVYPGQFMSMDPTGAPISLPGAQTTEPTFGLPATWIDASLREEAAILGLTVVDPATVISTHLTEIIKANMSELLSYGVVQGLLDELPDEQKKLVDDIVPSQITISGIQRVLQSLLEERISIRDLSSILEGIADASGFTRSVQAMTEHVRSRLSLQICASHQAPGGYLPIITLSPVWEQEFASALIGDGDEKQLAMAPSKLQEFVGLVRDAFEDAAQMGEIPVLLTSPGTRPYVRSIIERFRAHTTVLSQSEVHTRVRLKTVGTI, from the coding sequence ATGGCTGAGACTGCCAGCGCCCCTCCAGGTGATGGAGGAGACGCACCAGTTGAGGCTGGCCTGAGTGCACCATCCGGCCCTTCCTTTGGCAGTCATATTGCCAACGCAATTGACGTTTTACGGCGTGGAGATCTGGGTCTTGCCATCGGAGTGATGGTGATTTTGGTGGTGATGATCCTGCCAATGCCAGGTTTCATGCTGGACATGTTTCTGGCAGTTTCCATCATTTTTTCCATCCTCATTCTGATGACGGCGCTCTTCATTCGCGCACCATTGGAATTCTCCGCTTTTCCAACCGTCCTTCTCGTCGCCACCATGTTGCGGCTGGCACTGAACCTCGCATCCACCCGTCTGATTCTGGCTTATGGGCATGAAGGCTCTAGCGCCGCAGGTAATGTCATCGAGGCTTTTGGAGCCTTCATCACGCGTGGCAATTTCGTCATCGGGGTGATTGTCTTTGCCATCTTGGTTACCGTGAACTTTGTTGTGATCACCAAGGGTTCCGGTCGTATTGCCGAAGTGGCTGCCCGCTTCACCCTGGATGCCATGCCCGGCAAACAAATGGCAATCGACGCAGATTTGTCCGCAGGCCTCATTGACGATCAGGAAGCCAAAAAGCGCCGTAAGGATCTCTCCGATGAAAGCTCTTTCTTTGGTGCCATGGATGGTGCATCAAAGTTCGTACGCGGCGATGCCATCGCCGGTCTCGTCATCACATTCATCAATGTCCTGGGTGGTATCATTATCGGCGTGGCGCAAAAGGAAATGGCCTTTGGTGACGCGGCAGAAGCGTATACTCTGCTGACAATCGGCGATGGTCTGGTATCCCAGATTCCCGCTCTTATCGTCTCCACTGCCGCTGGTATGTTGGTGTCAAAAGCTGGCGTTTCCGGCTCCGCCGACCGCGCCATGGTAGAGCAGCTTTCAGGCTATCCAAAAGCACTGGGCATGTCCTCGGCAGTCATGGTCGTCATGGCCTTCTTGCCGGGTATGCCAGCCATGCCGTTTCTGGCTCTGGCAGGCGGTGCCGGTTATATGGCCTATCGCTCGAGCCAAAAGCAAAAGGAAGAAGTCGCTCAACAGATCATCCAACAGCAACAGGAGACTCTGGAAGAAGCAGCCCCACCAAGCGAGGAACCAATCAGTCAGGTCCTCAAAATGGACGAATTACGCCTTGAACTGGGTTATGGCCTGATCTCCATGGCCAATGGCGAAGGGTCCGAACTGCTGACTGAACAGATCAAGGCGCTTCGTCGTCAACTGGCATCCGAGATGGGTTTTGTCATGCCAGCTGTACGCATTCTGGATAATGTCCAATTGCAAGGCAACGACTATGTCCTGAAAGTCAAGGAAGTGGAAGTGGGCCGGGGCGTGGTTTATCCGGGTCAATTCATGAGCATGGATCCAACCGGCGCACCGATTTCATTACCCGGAGCCCAAACAACCGAACCAACCTTTGGTCTGCCAGCTACCTGGATTGATGCATCCTTGCGTGAGGAAGCCGCTATTCTCGGCCTGACCGTGGTCGACCCGGCTACCGTCATTTCCACTCACCTGACCGAGATCATCAAAGCCAATATGTCTGAACTGCTCTCTTATGGTGTGGTTCAAGGATTGCTGGACGAATTGCCAGATGAACAGAAGAAACTGGTCGATGATATTGTTCCAAGCCAGATCACCATTTCCGGCATCCAGCGTGTGCTGCAAAGTCTCCTGGAAGAGCGTATTTCCATTCGCGATCTGAGTTCCATTCTGGAAGGAATTGCCGACGCCTCGGGCTTTACGCGCTCCGTGCAAGCCATGACAGAGCATGTACGTTCACGACTGTCCCTGCAAATCTGCGCTTCCCATCAGGCACCAGGCGGTTATCTGCCCATCATCACTCTCTCTCCCGTATGGGAGCAGGAATTTGCGTCTGCCTTGATTGGAGATGGTGATGAAAAGCAACTCGCCATGGCTCCCAGCAAACTGCAGGAGTTCGTCGGATTGGTTCGTGATGCCTTTGAAGATGCGGCACAGATGGGAGAAATCCCGGTTTTGCTAACCTCTCCAGGCACTCGCCCCTATGTTCGCTCGATCATCGAACGTTTCCGTGCACACACAACGGTCCTAAGCCAGAGCGAAGTTCATACACGTGTAAGATTGAAAACAGTTGGCACCATATAG
- a CDS encoding 6,7-dimethyl-8-ribityllumazine synthase, with protein MGINFDAIDAFDVAGDYEIPLQAKLLARSGEYDAIIACALVVDEGIYRHDFVATAVIDGVTRAQLDSGVPVLSVTSTPYHFHGHDGHLTYCSRHFVTNGAETAEACMTTLGNLPVVKIWVG; from the coding sequence TTGGGTATCAATTTCGATGCCATTGATGCCTTTGATGTTGCGGGCGATTATGAAATTCCACTTCAAGCCAAGCTGTTGGCTCGGAGTGGCGAGTATGATGCCATCATCGCTTGCGCTCTGGTCGTAGATGAAGGCATCTATCGACATGACTTTGTGGCGACTGCAGTGATTGATGGTGTGACTCGCGCGCAGCTGGATAGCGGTGTGCCTGTTCTCTCGGTTACTTCGACCCCATATCACTTTCATGGGCATGATGGGCATCTGACTTACTGCTCCCGCCATTTTGTGACCAATGGAGCGGAAACCGCTGAAGCGTGCATGACGACGCTTGGAAATTTGCCAGTGGTCAAGATATGGGTTGGATAA
- a CDS encoding paraquat-inducible protein A translates to MSEKFREARLSFLLPLLLALVAFSFGLGLVLPLVSMDKLLLFTETPSLLSILMGLWQDGEPVLAGIVGLFSLVFPSGKILLLHYIAYKGRVGRGRSIALLGLTSKWSMMDVLLVALVVFSAKTSGLATASVLPGLWFYAFATLGSAFAAMMIKR, encoded by the coding sequence ATGTCTGAGAAATTCCGAGAGGCCCGATTGTCGTTCCTTCTTCCCTTACTGCTTGCTCTTGTTGCCTTTAGTTTTGGTCTGGGGCTTGTTTTGCCGCTCGTCAGTATGGATAAATTGCTTCTTTTTACCGAGACGCCGTCCCTGCTATCGATCCTGATGGGACTTTGGCAGGATGGTGAGCCGGTCCTGGCCGGGATTGTGGGACTGTTCTCGCTTGTTTTTCCCAGTGGCAAGATCTTGCTACTTCATTATATCGCTTACAAGGGACGGGTTGGGCGCGGGCGCTCCATTGCTCTTCTTGGGTTGACCAGCAAATGGTCGATGATGGATGTGCTGTTGGTTGCTCTGGTTGTCTTTTCAGCCAAGACATCCGGCTTGGCGACGGCGTCGGTCTTGCCTGGGCTATGGTTCTACGCCTTCGCGACACTTGGCTCTGCTTTTGCAGCCATGATGATCAAACGATAG
- the fliJ gene encoding flagellar export protein FliJ encodes MKSRDSLIRLKRFQVDDKRRQVGQIELMVTEFQTMIKDLDDQIAFEEEKAGINDVAHFAYPTFAKAAIQRKENLQVSIDDLNEQLERAQDQLREAIGDLKKVEKLEERDQARDRAAQEETEQAELDDFSMIGRHRRG; translated from the coding sequence ATGAAGTCACGTGACAGTCTTATCCGCCTAAAACGTTTTCAGGTGGATGATAAGCGCCGTCAGGTCGGTCAGATCGAATTGATGGTCACCGAGTTCCAGACGATGATCAAGGATCTGGACGATCAGATCGCCTTTGAAGAAGAAAAAGCTGGCATTAATGATGTGGCTCACTTTGCCTATCCTACGTTTGCCAAGGCAGCGATCCAGCGAAAAGAGAATTTGCAGGTTTCTATCGACGATCTCAACGAGCAGTTGGAACGCGCGCAGGATCAATTGCGCGAAGCCATCGGAGACTTGAAGAAAGTCGAGAAACTGGAAGAGCGAGATCAGGCACGCGATCGTGCTGCTCAGGAAGAAACCGAACAGGCTGAGTTGGACGATTTCAGTATGATCGGCCGACATCGTCGCGGCTGA
- the fliI gene encoding flagellar protein export ATPase FliI produces the protein MQDLIGKLEDVTPRHSYGRVSSIQGHLVEVVGPLFEMSVGSMVSIKSRDHDPILCEVVGFANDKALCLPFSELEGIRMGCRADLLPAASIRPTKGWLGRVVNAFGDPIDGKGPLPRGHVTMPLRAKPPAAHARTRVGRPMDLGVRAINSFITLCQGQRMGIFAGSGVGKSVLLSMLARNASSDVNVIGLIGERGREVQEFIEDDLGEEGLARSVVVVATSDEMALMRRQAAYLTLALAEYFRGEGKQVLCMMDSVTRFAQAQREIGLAAGEPPTSKGYTPTVFAELPKLLERAGPGLKKEGSVTGLFTVLVEGDNHNEPVADAVRGILDGHIVMERQIAERGRYPAISILKSVSRTLPKAADPAYWPSVLKAKQYMATFSDMEELIRLGAYKKGSDPEVDLAIALHEPLEAYLTQYKGEATSLHEGYELLNGIVGEHLNREDSGL, from the coding sequence GTGCAGGATTTAATTGGAAAGCTTGAAGATGTAACACCGCGCCATTCTTACGGGCGTGTTTCCTCAATTCAGGGGCATCTGGTTGAAGTTGTTGGCCCTTTGTTTGAGATGAGTGTGGGGTCGATGGTATCGATCAAGAGTCGCGACCATGATCCCATCCTGTGTGAAGTTGTGGGTTTTGCCAATGACAAGGCCCTTTGTTTGCCGTTTTCGGAGCTCGAGGGCATCCGAATGGGATGCCGGGCCGATTTGTTACCTGCAGCGAGCATACGTCCGACTAAAGGATGGTTGGGCCGTGTTGTTAACGCTTTTGGTGATCCAATCGATGGTAAAGGTCCACTCCCACGTGGCCATGTAACGATGCCTTTGCGTGCCAAACCTCCTGCTGCGCATGCCCGAACCCGAGTTGGCAGGCCCATGGATTTGGGTGTGCGGGCCATTAACTCTTTCATCACGCTCTGCCAGGGACAACGTATGGGCATCTTCGCCGGGTCTGGTGTTGGCAAGTCAGTGCTTCTTTCCATGCTGGCTCGAAATGCCTCATCGGATGTGAATGTCATTGGTCTGATTGGTGAACGTGGTCGCGAGGTGCAGGAATTTATCGAAGATGATCTGGGGGAGGAGGGCCTGGCTCGATCCGTTGTTGTTGTTGCGACTTCCGATGAAATGGCGTTGATGCGACGTCAGGCTGCTTATCTGACGCTGGCTTTGGCGGAGTATTTTCGCGGTGAGGGCAAACAGGTTTTGTGCATGATGGATTCAGTTACAAGATTTGCACAGGCTCAACGTGAAATTGGTTTGGCGGCTGGAGAGCCACCTACTTCCAAGGGATATACGCCCACAGTATTTGCAGAATTGCCGAAATTATTGGAAAGAGCGGGTCCTGGGCTAAAAAAAGAGGGATCTGTTACGGGACTTTTTACTGTTTTAGTGGAAGGTGATAATCACAACGAGCCAGTTGCTGACGCTGTAAGGGGCATTTTGGATGGCCACATCGTCATGGAACGGCAAATTGCGGAGCGGGGAAGATATCCGGCGATAAGTATTTTGAAATCAGTTTCGCGTACACTCCCCAAAGCTGCTGACCCGGCCTATTGGCCAAGCGTATTAAAGGCGAAGCAGTACATGGCGACTTTTTCGGATATGGAAGAGCTTATCCGATTGGGAGCCTATAAAAAGGGAAGCGACCCCGAGGTCGATTTGGCGATTGCCCTGCATGAGCCGCTGGAAGCTTACTTGACCCAGTATAAGGGAGAGGCGACCAGCTTGCATGAAGGTTATGAGTTGCTGAATGGGATTGTCGGGGAGCATTTGAACAGGGAAGATTCGGGGCTTTAA
- the ctrA gene encoding response regulator transcription factor CtrA, giving the protein MRVLLIEDDSATAQSIELMLKSESFNVYTTDLGEEGIDLGKLYDYDIILLDLNLPDMSGYEVLRTLRVSKVKTPILILSGLAGIEDKVRGLGFGADDYMTKPFHKDELVARIHAIVRRSKGHAQSVITTGELTVNLDTKTVEVNSQRVHLTGKEYQMLELLSLRKGTTLTKEMFLNHLYGGMDEPELKIIDVFICKLRKKLATATGGRNYIETVWGRGYVLREPDEEGLKESA; this is encoded by the coding sequence ATGCGAGTTTTGCTAATTGAGGACGACAGCGCCACGGCACAGAGCATCGAGTTGATGCTCAAGTCCGAAAGTTTCAATGTCTACACCACCGACCTTGGTGAAGAAGGCATCGATCTTGGCAAGTTGTACGATTATGACATTATACTTCTGGATTTGAACCTGCCGGACATGTCCGGTTACGAGGTGCTGCGAACGTTACGCGTCTCAAAGGTGAAAACTCCAATTTTGATTCTGTCCGGTCTGGCCGGAATCGAAGACAAGGTCCGTGGCCTCGGCTTTGGTGCCGACGACTATATGACCAAACCATTCCACAAAGACGAATTGGTTGCTCGTATTCACGCAATTGTGCGCCGCTCCAAAGGCCATGCACAATCCGTGATCACGACCGGCGAACTGACCGTCAATCTGGATACCAAAACTGTTGAAGTCAACAGTCAGCGCGTGCATCTGACCGGCAAGGAATATCAGATGCTGGAATTGCTCAGCCTGCGCAAGGGTACGACCCTTACAAAGGAAATGTTCCTCAACCATTTATATGGTGGCATGGACGAGCCAGAGCTGAAAATCATCGATGTATTCATCTGTAAATTGCGCAAGAAACTGGCAACAGCTACCGGTGGTCGAAATTATATCGAGACTGTCTGGGGCCGTGGTTATGTGCTGCGCGAACCGGATGAAGAGGGCTTGAAAGAAAGCGCCTGA
- a CDS encoding protein-glutamate methylesterase/protein-glutamine glutaminase: MGLMSANAAAASSAARQIKVMVVDDSVVIRGLIGRWINEDPDLLLVNSHRNGRLAVEDIAKSKPDIVILDIEMPDMDGLTALPLLLKTYPATKVIMASTLTRRNAEISLKALSLGAADYVPKPESNSQITTSTDFRRELLNKVKGLGGMPQRPAPGAGGFRASRPAGATAPQPAPRPGAMRAETATAAGGARPVAAAAAAARGAGGIALRSFGSARPRALLIGSSTGGPQALEKLLGEIGPQMSGVPILITQHMPVTFTAILADHLARASGSPSAEAQHGEVVKAGQIYVAPGGKHMVLAKQAGQVVVQLNDEPPVNFCKPAVDPFFESAAKVYGAASLGVILTGMGHDGAAGAQHIVDAGGSIIAQDEASSVVWGMPGAAAQAGVCAAVLPLAQIGSKVTRIFRGERQ; encoded by the coding sequence ATGGGTCTTATGTCTGCAAATGCTGCTGCGGCTTCTTCGGCTGCGCGCCAGATTAAAGTGATGGTTGTAGACGATTCTGTCGTTATCCGGGGGTTGATAGGCCGCTGGATCAATGAAGATCCCGATCTACTACTGGTGAATTCACATCGCAATGGGCGTCTTGCGGTAGAGGATATTGCCAAGTCCAAGCCGGACATTGTTATTCTCGATATCGAGATGCCGGATATGGATGGTCTTACAGCACTTCCTTTGTTGCTTAAAACCTACCCTGCGACCAAAGTTATCATGGCTTCGACGCTGACGCGTCGCAATGCTGAAATCAGCTTGAAGGCGCTGTCGCTGGGTGCTGCGGACTATGTTCCAAAGCCGGAAAGCAATAGCCAGATTACCACTTCGACTGATTTTCGTCGCGAGCTCCTCAATAAGGTCAAAGGACTTGGCGGAATGCCACAACGGCCTGCACCGGGAGCAGGTGGATTTCGTGCCTCCCGACCAGCCGGAGCAACTGCGCCACAGCCCGCGCCGCGTCCAGGCGCCATGCGCGCCGAGACGGCCACAGCAGCAGGTGGTGCACGCCCGGTAGCCGCTGCGGCTGCTGCAGCTCGTGGTGCTGGAGGGATCGCCTTGCGATCCTTTGGCAGCGCCCGTCCAAGAGCTTTGTTGATTGGCAGTTCCACTGGCGGGCCTCAGGCTCTTGAAAAACTGCTTGGTGAAATCGGACCTCAAATGTCTGGTGTTCCGATACTGATCACGCAGCATATGCCAGTCACATTTACCGCAATTTTGGCTGACCATCTGGCGAGGGCTTCAGGCTCTCCGTCCGCAGAAGCGCAACATGGGGAAGTGGTCAAGGCCGGACAAATTTATGTAGCTCCGGGCGGAAAGCATATGGTGCTGGCAAAGCAGGCGGGACAGGTCGTTGTTCAGCTGAATGATGAACCTCCGGTGAATTTCTGCAAACCTGCTGTTGATCCATTTTTTGAAAGTGCTGCCAAGGTTTATGGAGCTGCATCCCTTGGAGTGATCCTGACCGGTATGGGCCATGATGGTGCTGCAGGAGCGCAGCATATTGTTGACGCCGGAGGCAGCATTATTGCTCAGGACGAGGCTTCCAGCGTTGTATGGGGCATGCCTGGGGCAGCCGCGCAGGCCGGGGTTTGTGCCGCAGTTCTGCCACTTGCGCAAATTGGCTCAAAAGTTACACGTATATTTAGAGGGGAACGGCAATGA